A window of Lacibacter sediminis contains these coding sequences:
- a CDS encoding TonB-dependent receptor: MIKLKHFLTAALLLLFVPVFAQKQTVRGKVTDKSGNPLEDVSVLIKSTRTGTSTDKDGNFSIEAAATDVLVFSIVGYKTIEEKVGSNTTMNISLETGSTDLGEVVLVGTRRLGRAKTETPVPVDVVNIGQAALPTARMDVTSILNYAAPSFNYNKQSGSDGADHIDLATLRGLGPDQTLVLINGKRRHQTAFIAVFGTRGRGNSGTDLSAIPVGAIDRVEVLRDGASAQYGSDAIAGVINIVLKETVNKFNANIGYSGYYDKKYNPHFKKEQNLYVHDGAVDGNAFTVNANYGFKVGERGFINLTGNFLSQGKTYRQALETNENSPDFMYTNIYRRGHGDGSLTAGGAFLNAEIPIKGKTSFYAFGGYNGKKSDAYAFTRNWSARPERFPTDNNWNLIYVPSIMKVTADDTTFSPHIQTNVNDFSMAAGVKGTSTGGLNWDISNTIGRNNFHFYGDKTFNASLGPNQTHFDDGGFSFLQNTLNVNFSKELNAKTNLAFGAEYRYERYNLYAGEEASYKNFDPNKYDAGYDVYVAGGAQGFPGYQPADEVTAKRSVLGAYGDMEFDITKNFLVTIAARFENYSDFGFTHNYKVATRLKLAPTFNVRGSFSTGFRAPSLQQINFSSTFTTVQGGNIAEVKIAPNYSELAKLAGIPDLTQEKSTNVSLGFTWKPVSDFSITIDGYLVKVKDRVVLSGQFDAFDSNLDPTLAARLQALNVSYAQFFANAVNTTNKGIDVVMEYNKRWGSQNFRALFTGNFQEMTIDKINVPAKLSGSAFLRSTFLNDRERKFILASAPKTKFGFNFEYGYKNLTVGTRLTYFGKVDLYGYGEDGLGINPQVPTDADPNKYVPDLYNYSGKLVTDLYLGYKINSKISLFGGIDNLLNVHPDLGVAPGAKGWAFNNETGGPWDAVQMGGNGMRFFLRLGLQL, encoded by the coding sequence ATGATCAAGCTGAAACATTTCTTAACAGCAGCCCTCCTGTTGCTGTTCGTCCCCGTATTTGCACAAAAACAAACCGTGCGTGGTAAAGTAACCGATAAAAGCGGCAACCCGCTTGAAGATGTATCGGTACTCATCAAATCAACAAGAACGGGAACCTCTACCGATAAAGATGGCAATTTCAGTATTGAAGCAGCAGCAACCGATGTGCTGGTGTTCAGTATTGTTGGCTATAAAACAATAGAAGAAAAGGTTGGATCGAACACTACTATGAACATCAGTCTGGAAACAGGTTCAACTGATCTGGGCGAAGTGGTATTGGTCGGTACACGCCGTTTGGGAAGAGCTAAAACAGAAACACCTGTTCCGGTTGATGTGGTGAACATCGGGCAGGCTGCATTACCAACTGCAAGAATGGATGTAACATCTATCCTGAATTATGCAGCTCCTTCTTTCAACTATAATAAACAAAGTGGCAGTGATGGTGCCGATCATATTGATCTGGCAACATTGCGTGGTCTTGGTCCCGATCAAACATTGGTACTCATCAATGGCAAACGTCGTCATCAAACAGCATTTATTGCCGTGTTTGGTACAAGAGGCCGTGGTAATTCAGGAACAGATCTCAGTGCTATTCCTGTTGGCGCCATTGATCGTGTGGAAGTGTTGCGTGATGGCGCCTCTGCACAATATGGTTCTGATGCTATTGCAGGTGTCATCAATATTGTATTGAAAGAAACCGTAAATAAATTCAATGCAAATATTGGTTACAGTGGCTACTACGATAAAAAATATAATCCTCATTTTAAGAAAGAACAAAACTTATATGTACATGATGGCGCTGTGGATGGGAATGCGTTTACTGTAAATGCCAATTATGGCTTCAAAGTTGGAGAACGAGGTTTCATCAACCTTACCGGTAATTTCTTAAGCCAGGGAAAAACTTATCGTCAGGCATTGGAGACAAATGAAAACAGTCCTGATTTTATGTACACCAATATTTACCGTCGTGGACATGGTGATGGTTCGCTCACGGCAGGTGGTGCATTTCTGAATGCAGAAATTCCGATCAAAGGCAAAACAAGTTTCTATGCGTTTGGTGGATATAACGGAAAGAAATCAGATGCCTATGCATTCACCCGTAACTGGAGTGCAAGACCCGAACGTTTCCCCACTGATAATAACTGGAACCTGATCTATGTTCCATCTATCATGAAAGTAACGGCTGATGATACAACCTTCAGTCCGCACATTCAAACAAACGTAAATGACTTCTCGATGGCTGCAGGTGTTAAAGGAACTTCAACTGGTGGTTTGAATTGGGATATCAGCAATACAATCGGCCGTAACAATTTTCATTTCTATGGCGATAAAACGTTTAATGCTTCACTCGGACCAAATCAAACACATTTTGATGATGGTGGTTTTAGCTTTTTACAAAATACATTGAATGTCAATTTCAGTAAAGAGCTGAATGCAAAAACTAATCTTGCTTTTGGTGCTGAGTATCGTTATGAACGTTACAACTTATATGCCGGCGAAGAAGCATCGTACAAAAATTTCGATCCAAATAAATATGATGCAGGTTATGATGTGTATGTTGCCGGTGGAGCACAGGGTTTTCCCGGCTACCAACCCGCTGATGAAGTAACCGCCAAACGTTCTGTGCTTGGTGCTTATGGCGATATGGAGTTTGACATTACAAAGAATTTCTTAGTAACTATTGCAGCACGTTTTGAAAACTACAGCGACTTTGGTTTTACACACAATTACAAAGTAGCAACACGTTTAAAGCTGGCACCAACTTTCAACGTGCGTGGATCATTCAGTACAGGTTTCCGTGCACCATCGTTACAACAGATCAATTTCAGCTCAACATTCACAACCGTACAAGGTGGCAATATTGCTGAAGTAAAAATTGCTCCCAACTATAGTGAGTTAGCAAAACTGGCAGGCATTCCTGATCTCACACAAGAGAAGAGTACCAATGTAAGTTTAGGTTTTACCTGGAAACCCGTTAGTGATTTCAGTATTACCATTGATGGTTACTTAGTAAAAGTAAAAGACCGTGTAGTGTTAAGCGGACAGTTTGATGCCTTTGATTCAAACCTTGATCCAACATTAGCAGCACGTCTCCAGGCATTGAATGTGAGCTATGCACAGTTCTTTGCCAATGCAGTAAACACAACCAACAAAGGAATTGATGTGGTGATGGAGTATAACAAACGTTGGGGCTCACAAAACTTCCGTGCATTATTCACCGGCAATTTCCAGGAAATGACCATCGACAAAATAAATGTTCCTGCTAAACTGAGCGGCTCTGCTTTTCTACGTTCAACGTTCTTAAATGACCGTGAACGTAAGTTTATTCTTGCATCAGCGCCAAAAACAAAATTCGGGTTCAATTTTGAATATGGCTACAAGAACCTGACCGTTGGAACAAGATTAACTTACTTCGGCAAAGTTGATCTGTATGGTTATGGTGAAGATGGCTTGGGTATAAACCCGCAAGTACCAACTGATGCAGATCCAAACAAGTATGTTCCTGATCTGTATAACTACAGTGGCAAACTGGTAACAGATCTTTATCTCGGTTATAAGATCAACAGTAAGATCTCTTTGTTTGGCGGTATTGATAATTTACTCAATGTTCATCCTGATCTTGGTGTTGCACCCGGTGCAAAAGGCTGGGCATTTAATAATGAAACGGGTGGTCCTTGGGATGCTGTGCAAATGGGTGGTAACGGTATGCGTTTCTTCCTGCGCCTCGGTCTACAACTCTGA
- a CDS encoding RapZ C-terminal domain-containing protein: protein MQETMEQVAALYTATFGASPESIDKVPQSGSDRVYYRVTGPVVCIATTSKNIKESQTFLQFSKHFQQRGCPVPSIYAVNEEETIYLQEDFGDVSLLNELEQHGYNDHVYALFQQSLQQLAHMQIKGHKDFNYDWCITSREFGRQAIVSDLLYFRYYFFDTLKIPYDKEKLIEDFEDLSIYLTRVDHKYFMFRDFQSRNVMVKEGKVHFIDYQGGMKGAVQYDVASLLWQAKAELPDEWKNNLLEYYMDCLENVLQKEIDRTRFVSQYNGYVLIRLLQVLGAYGFRGLFERKAHFLTSIPLALRNLKWFLSNRHVGIKLPEFERILGLMVEDEVIHRFEPPKATDETLLVVRINSFSYKSTGIPVDETDNGGGFVFDCRGILNPGRIEEYKTQTGRDKAVKDFLEQQTKMPQFLNSVYNIIDIAVEDYMQRNFANLQISFGCTGGQHRSVYAADALARHLKNKYGVKIELKHVVQDAKNWINKTY, encoded by the coding sequence ATGCAAGAAACAATGGAACAGGTTGCTGCTTTATATACTGCAACGTTTGGGGCTTCGCCCGAAAGCATCGACAAAGTGCCGCAGAGCGGAAGTGACCGGGTTTATTATCGTGTTACAGGACCTGTGGTGTGCATTGCAACAACCAGTAAAAACATTAAGGAAAGTCAAACCTTTCTTCAGTTCAGTAAACATTTTCAGCAGAGAGGTTGCCCGGTACCTTCTATTTATGCAGTAAATGAGGAAGAAACAATCTACCTGCAGGAAGATTTTGGCGATGTATCGCTCCTGAATGAACTCGAACAACATGGGTATAATGATCATGTGTATGCGTTGTTTCAACAAAGTCTGCAGCAACTGGCACACATGCAGATCAAAGGGCATAAAGATTTTAATTATGATTGGTGCATTACGTCGAGAGAGTTTGGACGACAGGCCATCGTATCTGATTTACTTTATTTCCGGTATTACTTTTTCGATACGTTGAAAATTCCTTACGATAAAGAAAAGCTGATTGAAGATTTTGAAGACCTGAGTATTTATCTCACCCGTGTGGATCATAAATATTTTATGTTCCGTGATTTTCAAAGCCGGAACGTAATGGTGAAAGAAGGAAAAGTGCATTTCATCGATTACCAGGGTGGTATGAAAGGAGCAGTGCAGTATGATGTGGCTTCCCTGCTTTGGCAGGCAAAAGCAGAGTTGCCTGATGAATGGAAGAACAACCTGTTGGAGTATTATATGGATTGCCTGGAGAATGTGTTGCAGAAAGAAATTGACCGCACCAGGTTTGTAAGTCAGTACAACGGTTATGTGCTGATCCGTTTGTTGCAGGTGCTTGGTGCTTATGGTTTCCGTGGATTGTTTGAACGGAAAGCACATTTCTTAACAAGTATCCCATTAGCATTACGAAATCTTAAATGGTTTTTGAGTAACCGGCATGTTGGTATCAAGCTGCCTGAATTTGAACGTATCCTAGGGTTGATGGTGGAGGATGAAGTGATTCACCGGTTTGAACCACCGAAAGCAACTGATGAAACGCTATTGGTTGTGCGTATCAACAGCTTCTCGTATAAATCAACCGGTATCCCTGTTGATGAAACAGATAATGGCGGCGGCTTTGTGTTTGATTGCAGAGGTATTTTAAATCCCGGACGAATAGAAGAATACAAAACACAAACGGGCAGAGATAAAGCAGTAAAAGATTTCCTGGAACAACAAACAAAGATGCCGCAGTTTTTAAACAGCGTATATAACATCATTGATATAGCTGTTGAAGATTATATGCAGCGCAACTTCGCCAACCTGCAGATCAGTTTTGGATGCACAGGTGGTCAACACCGCAGTGTATATGCTGCTGATGCACTGGCCCGTCATTTAAAAAATAAGTATGGGGTGAAGATCGAATTGAAACATGTGGTGCAGGATGCAAAGAACTGGATTAATAAAACGTATTGA
- a CDS encoding nucleotidyltransferase family protein, producing MKAMIFAAGLGSRFKPWTDHHPKALALVNGKSLLQRNIEYLQQYGITDVVVNVHHFADQIIEAVEKNKGWGSNVIISDERDEVLETGGGLLKAKHLLKGDEPFVTINVDILTDLNLHDLLAFHQQHKPLISFAVTNRKTARNFLFDESNKLCGWRNVTTGEEKGPVLSYTEEEKQKLIEKAYSCVVVFEQRFFSLVKQRGKFSLTEPYLDLAADHTILGYDHSGDKLVDVGKPESVAVAEANFQ from the coding sequence ATGAAGGCAATGATTTTTGCAGCGGGCTTAGGTTCACGTTTCAAACCATGGACGGATCATCATCCTAAGGCATTGGCATTGGTGAATGGCAAATCATTGCTGCAACGCAATATTGAATACCTCCAACAATATGGTATTACCGATGTGGTGGTGAATGTGCATCACTTCGCTGACCAGATCATTGAAGCAGTTGAAAAAAATAAGGGTTGGGGAAGTAATGTGATCATCAGCGATGAACGGGATGAAGTATTGGAAACAGGAGGAGGTTTGCTGAAAGCAAAACATTTACTGAAAGGTGATGAGCCATTTGTTACGATCAATGTAGATATTCTTACTGATCTGAATCTTCATGATCTGCTGGCTTTTCATCAACAACACAAACCACTCATTTCATTTGCTGTTACCAATCGAAAGACGGCACGTAATTTTTTGTTTGATGAATCGAATAAATTGTGCGGCTGGCGAAATGTAACAACCGGTGAAGAAAAAGGCCCCGTGCTTTCTTATACAGAAGAAGAAAAGCAAAAGCTTATTGAGAAGGCCTATAGTTGTGTGGTTGTGTTTGAACAACGCTTTTTTTCATTGGTGAAACAAAGAGGTAAGTTCTCTTTAACTGAGCCTTATCTTGATCTTGCTGCAGATCATACGATTCTTGGGTATGATCATAGTGGAGATAAGTTGGTTGATGTGGGGAAGCCGGAGAGTGTGGCGGTGGCGGAAGCAAATTTTCAATAA
- a CDS encoding acyltransferase family protein yields the protein MNQRFYSLDVFRGATVALMILVNNPGSWSHIYAPLKHAPWHGVTPTDLVFPFFLFAVGNAMAFVMPKLQQGGDGIFWKKVIKRTLLIFLIGLILNWSPFVKWNGDGLEIKSLHNLRIMGVLQRIALCYFFASVIVYYFKQRGAFVTAAVLLLLYWMLCLVLGTPGDLFSLIGWFGNSIDKSILGEAHLYTGEGVPFDPEGLMSTFAAIVQVIFGYLVGDYIQKRGNTNENNTNGSYQMIASLFVTATILTVTGLAWDMVFPINKKIWTSSYTIYTTGLAIYTIAAMIYFIEIKKAKGFLLKFFDVFGKNPLFIFVLSGFLPRALGLIRIPNGLNDEGLPKYLSPFGWFYENICKQVPGIPENGSLVYAISMIIIYWAICYWLDKKKIYIKV from the coding sequence TTGAACCAACGCTTCTACTCCCTCGATGTTTTCCGTGGTGCCACCGTGGCCCTCATGATCCTGGTAAACAACCCCGGTTCCTGGAGCCATATTTATGCACCGTTAAAACATGCTCCCTGGCATGGTGTTACACCCACTGATCTGGTGTTCCCGTTTTTCCTCTTTGCAGTAGGTAATGCCATGGCCTTTGTAATGCCCAAGCTGCAACAGGGAGGCGATGGCATCTTCTGGAAAAAAGTGATCAAACGAACCCTGCTCATTTTTCTGATTGGTTTGATATTGAACTGGAGTCCTTTTGTAAAATGGAATGGGGATGGGTTAGAAATAAAGTCGCTGCACAATCTCCGCATCATGGGCGTATTGCAGCGCATTGCACTCTGTTACTTTTTTGCATCAGTGATCGTTTATTATTTCAAACAACGTGGTGCCTTTGTAACAGCTGCTGTTCTATTATTGCTTTACTGGATGCTTTGTTTAGTATTGGGTACACCCGGAGATTTGTTTAGTCTCATTGGATGGTTTGGCAACAGCATTGATAAAAGTATACTGGGCGAAGCTCACTTATATACAGGCGAAGGAGTGCCCTTTGACCCCGAAGGATTGATGAGCACGTTCGCTGCCATTGTACAGGTGATCTTTGGCTACCTCGTTGGTGATTACATTCAGAAAAGGGGTAACACAAATGAAAACAATACCAATGGATCTTACCAAATGATCGCTTCGCTGTTTGTTACAGCAACCATCCTCACTGTTACCGGGCTTGCATGGGATATGGTATTCCCCATCAACAAAAAAATATGGACCAGCTCTTATACCATTTATACAACAGGACTGGCCATCTACACCATTGCTGCCATGATTTACTTTATCGAAATAAAAAAAGCAAAAGGATTTCTTCTGAAATTCTTTGATGTGTTTGGCAAAAATCCGTTGTTCATTTTTGTATTGAGTGGCTTCTTACCAAGAGCATTAGGTTTGATCCGTATTCCCAATGGTTTGAATGATGAAGGCTTACCGAAATACCTTTCTCCATTCGGATGGTTCTATGAAAACATCTGCAAACAGGTTCCCGGCATTCCCGAAAACGGCTCTCTCGTTTACGCCATCTCAATGATCATCATATACTGGGCCATTTGTTATTGGCTGGATAAGAAAAAGATTTACATCAAAGTGTGA
- the nusG gene encoding transcription termination/antitermination protein NusG, protein MMEVKNWYAVYTKPRWEKKICAQLERKGLAYYCPMNKVRKKWSDRYKVIEEPLFKSYVFVCVSEEEKTRVRLTDGVVNFLYWNGKPAIIKEQEIEVIRKFLNEYTDVQARPVQLESGQKVRVKTGLMMDTEGIVIKVLNNRAYVLLESLGYELTAQFEKSNLEPVVDSR, encoded by the coding sequence ATGATGGAAGTAAAAAACTGGTATGCTGTTTATACAAAGCCCAGGTGGGAGAAGAAGATCTGTGCACAACTGGAGCGGAAGGGGCTTGCTTATTATTGTCCGATGAACAAGGTTCGCAAGAAATGGAGCGACCGGTACAAAGTAATTGAAGAGCCATTGTTTAAATCGTATGTATTTGTGTGTGTGAGTGAAGAGGAAAAAACAAGGGTGCGTTTAACTGATGGCGTGGTGAATTTTCTTTACTGGAACGGGAAACCGGCGATCATTAAAGAACAGGAGATCGAAGTGATCCGGAAATTTCTGAATGAATATACGGATGTGCAGGCAAGACCTGTGCAACTGGAAAGCGGCCAAAAGGTGCGGGTGAAAACAGGTTTGATGATGGATACAGAAGGCATTGTGATCAAAGTTTTGAATAACAGGGCTTATGTACTTTTAGAAAGTTTGGGCTATGAATTAACTGCCCAGTTTGAGAAGAGTAATTTAGAGCCGGTAGTGGATAGCCGATAG